The Bacteroidia bacterium genome includes a region encoding these proteins:
- a CDS encoding glycoside hydrolase family 3 N-terminal domain-containing protein, with translation MKKFFKLLGYLFGGLLLILLITFVIFRIKWGMESSRNMKLAGEPTPRLTIDGHTFRDLNKNGALDVYEDVRAPQAERIEDLLAQMNVEEKAGMLFAHFLAMNPDGSLMEIPTPSDPFSIMGENTSTTILKYKMNQVQNLFGTSAKNYAIWNNNLQDLAERTRLGIPITLLSDPRHGATGMAGASAENKWISTWPSQLGLAATRDSALVHEFGDIARQEYLAIGIRLAQHPMADISTDPRWARVNGTFGEDADLSAKLIKAYVLGFQGDTLSNTSVACQVKHFPGGGPQEDGWDAHFASGKGQVYPGNKFDYHLKPFTEGSMAAHAAQYMPYYGIPKGLGFEEVGFSFNKDIIQGLLRDSLGFEGVVATDWGIISDAAVKEASAWGVEHLSEKDRIKKVLDAGCDLFGGEYRVDLVVELVKEGSLSEERLDVSVRRLLRDKFTLGLFDDPFVDPDKTDIVGNPTFVEKGKEAQRKSMVLLKNEADFLPLSPDTKVYLHGMESESLAEKFPQIVDDMDEADVIVQKLGTPSSPPKGSSLLEFMIPQGRLDFEEDEKAEILTRTQSKPTITVLTITRPPVVPEIDAASKAMIADFECQEEIILEMIFGNFNPSGKLPVEIPSSVEAANNQLEDVPYDSEKPLYKYGHGLSYN, from the coding sequence ATGAAAAAGTTTTTTAAACTACTCGGCTACCTTTTTGGAGGGCTTTTGCTTATCCTCTTGATCACTTTTGTCATTTTCCGTATCAAATGGGGCATGGAGTCCTCCCGGAATATGAAATTAGCAGGTGAACCCACTCCACGTCTCACCATCGATGGGCATACTTTTCGGGACCTAAACAAAAATGGGGCTTTGGATGTCTATGAGGATGTTCGTGCGCCACAAGCAGAACGCATAGAAGATCTGCTTGCTCAAATGAATGTAGAAGAGAAAGCCGGGATGTTGTTTGCCCACTTTTTGGCGATGAATCCGGATGGTTCTCTGATGGAGATTCCCACTCCTTCAGACCCTTTTTCGATTATGGGTGAGAACACATCAACGACTATCCTGAAGTATAAAATGAATCAGGTCCAAAATCTCTTTGGAACCTCCGCAAAAAATTATGCCATTTGGAACAACAATCTCCAGGACTTAGCTGAAAGGACTCGCTTGGGCATTCCGATTACGCTACTTTCTGATCCCAGACATGGAGCGACGGGTATGGCAGGAGCAAGCGCGGAGAATAAATGGATTTCTACCTGGCCTTCACAGTTGGGCCTGGCTGCAACCAGGGATTCCGCTTTGGTGCATGAATTTGGAGATATAGCCCGACAGGAATATTTGGCGATTGGCATTCGTCTTGCCCAACATCCTATGGCAGATATTTCTACCGATCCCCGATGGGCCCGTGTAAATGGAACCTTCGGCGAGGATGCTGACTTGAGTGCTAAGCTCATTAAGGCTTATGTACTGGGATTTCAGGGAGATACCTTATCGAATACAAGCGTAGCTTGTCAGGTTAAGCATTTTCCTGGTGGGGGTCCACAGGAAGATGGCTGGGATGCTCACTTTGCTTCGGGTAAAGGCCAGGTCTATCCCGGAAATAAATTCGACTATCACTTGAAGCCTTTTACCGAGGGTTCGATGGCTGCTCATGCCGCTCAGTATATGCCCTATTATGGCATACCCAAAGGATTGGGCTTTGAAGAAGTGGGTTTCAGTTTTAATAAAGACATCATTCAGGGCTTATTAAGGGATTCATTGGGTTTTGAAGGAGTGGTGGCAACGGACTGGGGAATCATCTCTGATGCGGCTGTCAAAGAAGCTTCTGCCTGGGGAGTAGAACATTTATCAGAAAAAGATCGAATCAAAAAAGTGCTGGATGCCGGTTGTGATCTTTTTGGCGGAGAGTACAGAGTAGATTTGGTGGTAGAATTGGTAAAGGAGGGAAGTCTTTCCGAAGAAAGACTGGATGTTTCCGTTCGGAGATTGTTGCGAGATAAATTTACCCTGGGACTTTTTGATGATCCTTTCGTTGATCCGGACAAGACGGATATTGTTGGTAATCCCACCTTTGTAGAAAAAGGAAAAGAAGCTCAAAGAAAATCCATGGTTTTGCTGAAAAATGAAGCGGACTTTCTTCCCCTTTCTCCGGATACAAAGGTCTATCTACATGGGATGGAATCGGAAAGCTTAGCAGAAAAATTCCCTCAAATTGTGGATGATATGGATGAGGCAGATGTGATTGTTCAAAAATTGGGGACTCCTTCTTCTCCTCCAAAAGGGAGCAGTTTATTAGAATTTATGATTCCACAAGGAAGACTTGATTTTGAAGAGGATGAAAAGGCTGAAATTTTGACTAGAACTCAATCAAAACCTACGATAACGGTTTTGACCATTACTCGCCCGCCCGTAGTTCCTGAAATTGATGCTGCCAGTAAAGCCATGATTGCTGATTTCGAATGTCAGGAGGAAATTATTCTCGAAATGATATTTGGGAATTTCAATCCCAGTGGCAAACTGCCCGTTGAAATTCCCTCCTCTGTGGAAGCCGCCAATAACCAACTGGAAGATGTTCCTTATGATTCCGAAAAGCCTTTATACAAATACGGACATGGGCTGAGTTATAATTAA